In Ignavibacteria bacterium, the sequence ATAAATCTGCGCGAAAATGTTTTTGCTCAACTTCCCATTCCAAATCTTTATTCGTTGCCGCAATCACGCGCACGTTTGTCTTTCGCGGAACGGCAGAACCAACGCGCGTGAACTCTCCCGATTCCAACACGCGCAAAAATTTTACTTGTGTTGCAAGCGGCATTTCTCCAATCTCATCGAGGAAAATTGTACCGCCGTCGGCTTGTTCAAAATATCCTTTGCGTGTTTCACTGGCTCCGGTAAATGCGCCTTTTTCGTGACCGAATAATTCGCTCTCGATTATTCCTTCGGGAATTGCGCCGGCATTAACAGAAACAAGCGTTTTATTTTTTCGCAGACTCGAATTGTGAAGTGCTTTCGCAACAACTTCTTTTCCCGTTCCGCTTTCACCAGTAATTAACACAGCAAGCTCTGTCGGCGCAACTTGCTGAATCACATCAACAAGTTCTTGTATCTCCGTTGATTCGCCGATAATGCCGTGTTGTTGTTGAAATTCTTCTCTTTGCATTTCTATTTTGTAGTTATCCAACACTTTTTATAGAACACTGATGACGCTGATTTAACTGATTCTCACTGATTTTTTTTATCCGCCATAATCCGTTACATCTGTGTAATCTGTGTTCTATTTTTTTTTAATAACTATGATTCACTCACCACCGAACCAAACAACGTGGCCGAATTCGCTCGCTCGATTTTTACATTCACATAATCTCCCGCTTTCAAATTTGCTTTCGGAAAAATTACCGTTTTGTTTCCATCCGTTCGTCCGGAAAATTCTTCGGAAGATTTTTTGCTTTCGCCTTCAACGAGAATTGTTTCCGTTGTTCCGATAAGTTGTTGATTTTTCTGCAACGAAATTTCTTTTTGCATTGCAATAATTTCATTCAAACGGCGAGTTTTTGTTTCATAAGGAACGTCATCTTCCCAATTATATGCTTTCGTATTTTCGCGCGGAGAATAATTGAACATAAACGCGCCGTCGTAACCGATTTCTTTCATCATCGCAATCGTTTGCAAATGGTCTTCTTCCGTTTCTGTAGGAAAGCCAACAATAATATCGGTTGATAAACTTGTGTGTGGAATCTGTTTGCGAATTTTTTCCACGAGTTTGAAATAATGGTTGCTATCGTACGTGCGATTCATCATTTCCAAAATTCTATCTGAACCGCTTTGAACCGGTAAATGAATAAACTTGCAAATATTTTCGTTCTCGGCAATTGTTCGAATCAATTTATCGCTCATATCTTGCGGATGAGAAGTGGTAAATCGAACGCGAACAGTATTATCTACATTTGCAACTTCAGAAAGTAAATCGGCAAAATCTTTTTCTGTTTCCAAATCGAGAAATGAATTTACGTTTTGTCCGAGCAAATAAACTTCCTTGAAACCACGTTCAGAAAGTTCTCGCACTTCATTCACAACGCTTGCAACGGTTCTGCTTCGCTCACGTCCGCGCGTAAACGGAACAACGCAAAATGTGCAAAACTTATCGCAACCGCGCATCACGGAAATCCACGCAGAAATTCCATCAGCGCGAAACGGAATAATGTCGTCGTAATTTTCCACGCGCGAAAGTCGAACAGCAATTCCTTTTTCACCTTCAAACGCTTCTTCGACAAGTTGCGGAAGTTTTCTGTATTCATCGGGACCAACGACAATATCCACAACGGAATTGATTGTCTGCACATTTTCATCGAGCATTTTGGAGCGCAAACGTTCCGCCATACAACCGAGAACGCCAATCACGACCTTCGGATTTTGCTTTTTGTAATGTTTAAAATCGCCCAATCGCCCAATGATTCTTTGCTCAGCATTATCACGAACGGAACACGTGTTCACCAAAATAACGTCGGCGTTTTCCATTGTTTGCGTCATTGCAAATCCGTTGTTGTTCATCACGGATTGCACGACTTCGGAATCGGCAACATTCATTTGGCAACCATACGTTTCGACGTAGAGAAGTTTTTGCTTTTGAAGAGAGTTCACGGGTTGTAAAATTTGGGTGAAAAGATACTTAAAAGGACAAAGTCAAAAAAACGAGGAAATGCTGGTAAATTCTTTTTAATTGCAAAAGAAAAAGGCGATTCGTATTGTTACAAACCGCCTTGATTTTTTTCTCTCGCAAAGCCGCAGAGATGCAAAGAGAATTATTTTGCGACTTTGCGACTTTGCGTGGAATAAATTCCTACATCACCGCATCAGCAAACTTTGCCAACTCAACCGCAGACGATTGTTCCACTTCTGCATGCAAACTATTTCCGTGCGAATCCATAGTAACAATCGCGGGAAAATCTTTGACGCGCAAATGCCACATCGCTTCGGGAATTCCAAACTCCATTAAATCAACGCCTTCCACTTCTTCAATGCAGCGAGCATAATATTGTGCTGCGCCGCCAATCGCATTCAAATACACTGCGCCGCTTTCTTTCAATGCTGCCAATGTTTTCGCGCCCATTCCGCCTTTCCCCACAACTGCGCGCACACCAAACTTTTTGATAAT encodes:
- the miaB gene encoding tRNA (N6-isopentenyl adenosine(37)-C2)-methylthiotransferase MiaB translates to MNVADSEVVQSVMNNNGFAMTQTMENADVILVNTCSVRDNAEQRIIGRLGDFKHYKKQNPKVVIGVLGCMAERLRSKMLDENVQTINSVVDIVVGPDEYRKLPQLVEEAFEGEKGIAVRLSRVENYDDIIPFRADGISAWISVMRGCDKFCTFCVVPFTRGRERSRTVASVVNEVRELSERGFKEVYLLGQNVNSFLDLETEKDFADLLSEVANVDNTVRVRFTTSHPQDMSDKLIRTIAENENICKFIHLPVQSGSDRILEMMNRTYDSNHYFKLVEKIRKQIPHTSLSTDIIVGFPTETEEDHLQTIAMMKEIGYDGAFMFNYSPRENTKAYNWEDDVPYETKTRRLNEIIAMQKEISLQKNQQLIGTTETILVEGESKKSSEEFSGRTDGNKTVIFPKANLKAGDYVNVKIERANSATLFGSVVSES